Below is a genomic region from Pirellulales bacterium.
CCTCGACGCGGTCTTCCGCCCATCGGGCGGCGAGAGCGATCACGCCGAGTTGACCGGGCCGTTTCCGCACGACTGCTGGGCCTATGATGCCGACGTGCCCGCCTTCGACGGGCAGCAGGCAAGTCCGCTGGCCGACGAGGCGAAACGAAAGCTCGGCAACCTTCCGCCGCTGAAGTTGGTATACCGAGCGAGCGAGCCGGGCGCGGAACAGGCCTGCCGGCAGATGGCGGCCCAGGTGGGCAAAGTGGGCATCGAGTTGGAGTTGACGGGTTTGAGCGCCGCGGAGTTTTTTCCGCGCGTTCTCGACCTACACGATTTCGACCTGGTTTATTGGCGGCACGATTTCAGCGACCAGACGTTTTGGCTCGGCGGCCTGCTCGACCCCGACCCGCGCAGTCAGGCCCGCGGAGGGCCCAACTTTCTGGGCTATACGCCCGACGCCTCGGTGAACGAGTTTTTCCGCGACCTCGCTTTGCACAAGCGGTTCGTCGATTTGCAGCGGACGATGCACAAGTTCCACGCGCACGTGGCGCGGACGGCGATCGTGATTCCGTTGTGGCAGCTCGACACCTATCTGGCGATCGACGATGCGTTGGCCGGCGTCGAGCTTAGTCCCCTGACGCTCTTCGGCGACGTGGCGAACTGGCGGTTCAAAGGCGGGGAGGGTCAATGATTAACGTGTGGTGCAACATGATGGTCGATTATCAAAGCCGGCAATGCGCGTGCTTGCTGGCGTGTTTGATGAGTGTGTCCCTGGCCTCAGTCTCTCTTGCCGCGCAGGTCGACGCTCACGCTCGCGACCCCTATCAGATCACGGTCGTGCTCGACTTCGCCGACCACGCGGCCCTGACACCGCTATTGGCCGACACGGTGGAGCGCCAGACAAGCGATCAACTGCGCCGCTTATTCGGCGACTTGGCCCAGGTGCGCGTCGTCAGACGCCACCCGCTCATCGACCGGCTGGCCCACAGCGATCTCTCCGAGCTTTCGCTCTCTCACGCAGATTTCCGGTCGGCGGAATTGTTCCACGACGCGGACGATACGATTTTTCTGTTCCGGCTCGACTATGGCGACGGCTTTTATCGCGTCTCCTGGAGGCAGATCCTTCGCGACGTCGAGCAAATCGGTCCGCGCGGCACGAGCACGACGCCGGACCGCGCCTGGCTGGGCAAGGCCGTCTGCCTGGCGGTGCGTGACGACTTCGCCCCGACCGCCCTGCTGACGCCCACCACCGACCTGCACCAGGTCGAACTCGTATTCCGCGGTTCGCAGTCTCGCGGTTGGCGGCTGTTGGGCCGCTGGCTGACGCCGGGCAGCGTGTTGCAGCCCTTTTGGGTCGTGCTGGAAGGCGACGGCACGTTGGCCCGTGTTCCGGTGCCTTATACCGTGCTGCGCGTCGAAAACCAGACCAGCTCCTACTGGGCCAATATCGAAACGAACTTGCCCCGGCCTTGGCGGCGCGGCCCGCGCATCGTCGGCTTTCAGGCCGTCAGGCTGCCGACCCGCACGGGGCGGTTGAACTTGCGGCTGGTCGATCAGGCGTCGGGAGCTCCGGTGCAAGCGGCCACGGTGTATGCCAACGACCGCGGTTTCGAGGCGATCGACGACGCCGACCTGCTCGGCTCGCCCGACCCACGCGGGCAGGTGGCCGCGCCCCGCACGTTCAACCACGTGGCCTACATCCGCATTCGCCAGGGCGCCGGCTCGGCCATCGACTTTCCGCTGCCGATCACCGCCGACGAGTGCGACCTCGTTTGCCGCTTGCCGGTGGACCGTGCCGCCACGAAAAAAGGCGACTTCGAGCGAGAGCTGGGCTATCTGGTCGCCGACGTGCGGGCATTGCAAGCACTGCTGGCCGAAAAGATCCGCCAGATCAACCTGACCAACGCCGACAAGCGATATGAAGCGGCGCTACGCATCGGCCAGGCGCTGCTGTCGTCGCTCGACAAGCAGCTTGCCGGGCTTAAACGCAACGTCGGCATTATCCATCAAGAGGCGAAGGAGTTGGGCCAAGACAAAAACCCACGATTGAGCTGGCTGGCCCAGCAGCTTGGCGAAATCGAGCGGCAGCATGCCGGCCTGCAAACGCTGACGGCCAATCTTGCCCGGACCATCGAAAAAAACGACGCCCAGGGCCGTGCCAACGTGTTGATCGAGCTGGGCAACCAATCGCTGCGCGAGGGAAACATCGACGACACTCTCGATAAATACACGCTCGCGCTCGGCGAACAGCCCGACCAACCGCAGCTTGCGCAGCGAACCGCACAGCTCAAGAAGCAGTGGGAAGTGCAAAGCCCCGATCACGGCGCCGGCCGGCGGTTCTTTTACAAGCTGTGGCCGGCAGTCGACCTGCCGTCGCTGGAGGCCAGGCTGCCCGAAGCCGAGCAGGCCTTCGACCGGCTGGAGAAAGCCCAGGACCATTTGGCGGCGCTCAAAGTGTTGAAGGTCAACGAAAAGCACTTGGGCGCGCTCGACCAGTTGGTCGAGCAGCTTGCCGGAAAAAGCGGCGAGCAAGACCAGGCCGAGCACGAAAAGTACGTGGGGGTGCTGGAGCGATTGGCAAAGCTGCAGCAGCGCGTGGCGTCGTTTTGCGATGCCGACATGCCGCAGGCTCTGGCGGTCGCGTCGGAGCCGGCGGCGAACAACAAACCGCCGATCGCTGAACCGCCGGCGTCGCCGCAGAACGCGGTCCAACCGGAGAAGCCGACGCGGTCGGCTCCCAAGGCCGCGCCCGCCAAAACACCGCCGAAATCGAAACCAAAACCTGCCGGTCCGCTCGACGAGGAGGAGCCTCCGCTGAGCCAGGCGGGCGGGAGCCGCGCTTGAAGGAGCCGGCCTACTGATCACGACCGTGCTTCATCCGGCGGTTCGGGCAGGAGGCAAGCGAAGGCCGCGGCGGGTAGGAACAAGAAGCCGGCATAGAACAGCGCGAGGCGATAATCGCCGACCCCGTCGGAGAACAGGCCAAAAAAGACGGTGCCGATGCCTGCCACGATGCGGCCGAAGTTGTAGCAGAACCCCGCGCCCGTCGTGCGCAACAACGTGGGAAACAGCGGCGGCAGATACATCGTGAACAGGGCAAACGCCCCCTGGCACAGCCCGATCGCCGCGAACCCGGGCCAGAGAGCGTGGTGATCGCGCGGCACATAGTACGTGGCGAACATCGCCAGAAAGTAAGCCAAAAACAGGCCGGCGATGGCCAGCCGATATGTCAGCCAGCGTGCGATCAACCCGGCCAAAAAATTGCCCGCAATCGACGACAACATGACCAGCCAGACCGCCTGACTGACGAGTTGGCTCTTTTCAGATTCCGTCCAGCCGCTGATGTCGGCCATGTTTCGCAGGTGCTGCGGATACCAGAACGTAAACGCCCAATGCGCTGTGAGCGAAAGACCGCAAACCACGAGCGTGAGCAGCGTGACGCGGCGCACGCGGCCGCGGAACAGGTCGAGGAAAGGCGGCGCGACGTGCGAAGTTTGCCGCCGTGCCCGTTGCCATTCTTCCGGCTCGGGCACGGCGCGGCGAATCCACAACACCAAGAGCGCCGGCAGCACGCCGACCAGGAACACCGACCGCTTTGGGTAGGCGGCCAAGAGAAAGTTGGCCAGGCTGGCCAGCATGATGCCGCAATTGACGCCGGTTTGCAGAACGGCCGCCATCCAGGGCCGCCAACTTCGCGGCCAGGTTTCGGAGAGCAGCGACGCGCCGACGGCCCACTCTCCACCCACGCCCAGCGCCGCCAGAAACCGGAAGATCAGCAATTGCCACCAGGTGTGGGCGAAATACGACAGCCCGGTGAAGATCGCGTAGGTGAGAATCGTGAGCATCAAGCCGCGACTGCGGCCGATACGGTCGGCAATGCGGCCAAAAAAGCCGCCTCCCAGCGCCCAGCCGATCATGAACGCCCCTTGGATCAAAGAGCTGTAGTAGCCGACCTGGCGATCTTTCAGGTCCGATATATCGAGCAGTTCGGCAACGAACGGCGTCGCGACGAGCACATAGAGGTGCATGTCGAGACCGTCGAAGAGCCACCCCAGCCAGGCGGCGATGCCCGACTTGAGTTGCTGCCCAGACAAATCACGCAAACGTGAAATCTCCGGGCGGCGTGCGCCGCCGTCGGCCGATGCGGGACACGCTTGTCCAACGCCGGAGTCCGCTGCGGGAAGTTCTTCCGAGAGGGGAGAAGCAGGCGTCGCTTGAGGATCCATGTTCACGAGCAGGGTGTCTTGAGTACCGGAGCAGCATTGGATGGGGGTCGGTTTGGTGCATTCCAAAAATACTGCCCCATTGCACGGTTCGCCAGAGGTTGGCGATCTCCCGACCGGGCCACCCCGCCGGGCCGCGAAACACGGCAGACGCGCTTCTCGACAGTTCAAATCCCGTCGCCCCGACTTCCAGCCTGATGGCCGCGGTTGACGACTTGCCGGGGGCGAGTCGGTGAAGGCCAGCTTCGAGGAGCCGCGCCTTGCACGAGCGTCGCCTCGTGCCTGGTCTATGTCAGACGCAGCCGACGGCTGGCGTCGATATACGTCGCCTCGAGCTCGACCGGAACGCACACATCGCCTCTCAAATAAAGCGGGAGCGTCGGCAGAGGTTGCCCCAGAAAAAGCTCCGTCGGCCACATATCGACCACGTCGGCCGAATCGCGGCGGACCGGCCGATACCCGACGGCATAGAGCGATTCCTCACGGCCGAAGCGGAATCGTGACGCGCAGCGCATCAAGTCAACAATCTCGTTGTGCAGGTTTCCATGGCGGTTGGAAACGACGTCGATAACAATCAGGCTGACGCCTTCATAGAGGTAATTGGCACACTTCGCTGCAAAGGCCCGCCGCTCTTCGGCGCGGTCTTTGTTGCCCGGGCTGGCGAGCTCGATCGCGCCGACAAGAACCGCGCCGCCTTCGTTGCGGAACACCCGAACGCGAAACGCCCCTGGAAATACGCAGGGCATCGAGAGCGCCGCTGGGGGAGCGCTCCAGACGCGCATCGGAAGCGTCGCCGTCGCCAGCCCCCCGCCGGCCCCTTCGCCGGGCGCTTCGAACGTCGCTACGTCGATTTCTACGCGGCCCGTGGCGTGTGTTTCAGGCTCGGCGAAATAGTCCGGCGGCAAGAGATCCGCGTTTAACGCGTCGGCAATTGCGCTGGCCCAACGCGAGTGAAACGCCTCCCAGTGCCGTTGCGGGTGAAGAGGGGCATGGAAATGATCGAGTAACGGCATTTCTGAATCACTCTCGAATGAGTTGGATCTCTTCCCCGCGAAGCTTATGTCGCATTCTACACCGCCAGCCCCGGCCGACGCAACGCTCACAACGACTCGGCCCATCACGCGCTTGGCCCCAGGGCGGTGGGCGGCCGGAGGCAACGGTCGATCACTACCCTGCGAAGAACGCCAGCGCTTGCCCGTCGATTTCCGACCCGCATTCGTCCGCTCATGGCCGGTTCCTGCCGGGAACCAAAATCGCCGGCCGCTACCCAATCGTGTCCCTCGCCGGCCGGGGCGGCATGGGTGAGGTCTATCGCGCCGATTGCCTTGAAGCTCGGTCATCCGGTGGCGCTCAAATTTCTGCCGCGCGGCGTCGCCGAGAGTTCCCAGACGCTTTCAGTTATTTGTGAGCGAGGTGCGCTTGAGCCGGCAGCTCGCGCATCCCAATGTTTGCCGGGTCTATGACATCGACGAGATGGAGGGCCAGCACTTTCTGTCGATGGAGTTTATCGACGGCGAGGACCTAAAGGGTTTGCTGCGCCGCATCGGGCGTTTGCCCAGGGACAAGGGCCTCGAGATCGCCCAGCAGCTTTGCGCGGGTCTGGCGGCGGCCCACGAGAAGGGGGTGTTGCACCGAGATCTGAAGCCCGCCAACGTCATGATCGATGGCCGGGGTCAGGCGCGCATCACCGACTTCGGCCTGGCACGCCTGGAGGACAGCGCCAAAGGCGCCGGCGAGATTGCCGGCACGCCGGCCTACATGGCGCCCGAACGATTGGCGCGCGGCGAGACGACGATTCAGAGCGTTTTCGCATGCCGCGCGTGATTCAGGGATCAATACCGGGCATAACACCGAGGTAAGGCACAACCTTGAGATGGGATCATGTTGGCGCGCCACCCGCGACTTGTGGCGACTTTGGCTCGGCACGCGGCCGCGCTTTCTTGGTTAACACCTTAGCGACCCGCTTTCGTGCGGCATCAGCTTTTTCGTCTTCCAAGATTTCTCGCTTCAACACTTCGTCGATCAAGACCGCCTTGATTTCGTCGGCACTGATTTTCACATCCGGCGACACCCGGCGAAGTACGCGGCGCACCAGACTCAAAACTTGGTCCGATGAAATGATGGCGCCAATAAAATAGCGGTTTAATGCCTCCTTCCGCTCGTCGAGCAACTCGAGGGCCGATTTCGCCCAGCCCTCCTTGCTGATCGTATAGATTTTTTCAATGCTCGACTCCGACTTCCGGTCAAGTTCGCTGATGCGGAACTCAAGGACGAGCTCGCATTCAATGGGTTTGTCGAAGACGAGCTTCAAGACCTGCCAATGATCGCCGTTGGTCAGGACGACCCAGTCGATGCCTTTGTCGGCGGCATAGCCCCTCGCCTGGCCACGGTGGTCCCTCAGTTCCTTGCCGATCGCCTTGACCTCAATCAGAAGCTGGATCTTTTCCTCCAACTTGACGGCCAGGTCGGCAAAGTTCGCTTTCACTTTGCACTCGGACGTGATCTCCGAAAATCTGTCGTAACCAAAAAGCTCCGCCAGCATGTCATGCACGAGCGCCACCGTATCGCCCTCGCCGACATCTTTCGCTTTTGCGGCGGCGACGATTGGTTGGAATTTCTTGATGTTGGTGACGATCCGGTCACGCACCCGACTAGGAATGGCACTCATGGCTTCGGCTCCTTCGCAATTGTGGGCAGAACAACACACCCAAGGTAGCCCGGGCGTCCCGCCCATGCAAGTTTTGGGCTGCATGGCGAGTTCGCCCTTCTTGCACGGATCCATGACGTGGTTCGCGCCGATGACATGCGTCGGCGGGTGCGCGGTCTGCGGCTGCTGATCTGTGCGAACCGGCATCTCGTATACAATCGGTTCCTGACAGCTTTCTTGCCACGATGATGATCAACCGCCGCGTCGCCCTGGCAATGCTCGAGGCGAGTAAGTAAGGGGCGATCGCCAAAGGGCGCCCCGCCACGAAACCGCGCCCGTTTTTTTTCGGATGCGTTCGGGGGGGGGCGAGCCGCCACCGCGTTTGGCCAACGCCCTATCGGCAAACTAGCCCCACCCCATCGCCCCATCGAGCCGCTGGTTGACTGGCCATCTGCGGCACGCTTACACTTGGTCTGGGGCACGTTCACCCAGAGAACAAGATGAGCATCGAACAAAAGCTTGCCGCGTTGGAACGTCGTTGCCGTCGACTGCACGGATATTTGGCCGTTGTCGCAGTCGCAGTACTTTTGCCCTGGATGGTGGGGGCAAAAGACAACGTCCAGGAAGTCGTCCGCACCCGCAACTTTCTGCTCTATGATTCGGACGGCAAGCAGCGTGGTACGTGGATGTGCCACGCCGACGGAAAGGCGCACTTCTTCCTTACTTCACCCGACGGCAAGCTTTCGCTCGTGCTGGTTGCTGATAACGAGTCCTCGTCGATCGAAGCCGACCTGAACAACGAGGCCAAATGGATCGCTGAAGCCGACGCGAAGGGGGGCACGTGCTCCGTTATTTCGGCTGGCGGCAAACTGTCTATTGCGTTGCGCTCCGATGACAAGGCAGCCACGGCGGAAGCTGCACTCGACAATGCCGCCCAATGGATCGCCGGGGCTAGTGCGAAGGGGGGCAGATGGGCGATTCGACGCGACCCGACCAAGGACATCGAAGTCCGCGACTGACGGACGTTGAACAGTTGCGGCCGTTCTTGAAGTAAGGCGACGCCTTGACGGGTGCCGGCGCGATGGTAAACTCTCGGCATCGTGTGGCCGCCGATAGCTACGCTGGCGGCGCTAAGAATCTGGCCCCGCGGCTGGGCTGGCCCGACGAAGCAAACGTTTTCTCTCGGAGTACCGTACCGTGCGATTTGCCCTCGGCTTGGTGTTCTGTTTCGTGGGGTTTGCCGCGATCGCAGACGAGCCGCCAGAACGGCTAAAAGCCATTTGGGAAAAGCGGGAAGAATGGCTGGCGAGTTTGCAGCGACAGGCCGACAGCCGCGAAGCCGGCCGGGCGGCAGGCGAGAAACGACGTGAGATACAGGCCGCGTCCCGGCGACTTGACGAAATCAACAAAGAGCTATCATCGCAGCCGGACGCCAAAAAGGTAGCCGAGCTTAAAAAGAAGCTTGCAAGTCCCCGCTGGCCGGATGCGATGAAAGCAAAGTTCAGGAGCGACCTGAAAAGGGAAGCATCAAAAAGACCAAACGGCCGACGAACGGCAGAATTGAAAAAAGAAGCCAAGGAAATCGAGTCGAGGATGGCCGAGTTGGCGGTGGCTGAAAAGCAGCCGGTCGCGGCCCAGGACGTCGTATCAGCCAAACGAGCCGACCTGACCGCCTGGCCGGAACTTGACGTATCGGGTTTGTCGGTGGGCGATGTGGGTCGCTTGCCGGCCTTCCCGGTCGGTGAAATCAGGACGCCTGATCGAATCGAGATTCAGCGCGCGGCCGATGCGTTCGATGCAGGTGAAGAGCCGCCAGACTGGCGTGTGAAAAGAGTTTCCAAGTTCACGTCGCTAGCGGCCGTCAAGGGCAGGCACAACGTCAAGATTGTTCAAGTTCTGAGCGATAAAGAAGCGCTGGCCGCACTGCACGATATTGGCAAGGCCGGCCCCGCCAGTGCCGTGGTGTTTCGGCTGCAAGGCATTGATGCCTCGCAGCTCGCCGATGATTCAACGATTGCTGTCAACGGCGTCATGGAGGTTTCTAGAATTGAAAAGTACGAAACGATAAATGGTAGAACAAAAACTGTGTTTGTTCTTGAGCCGTTCGACGTCGAACAGTTCCGGCCGTTCTTGAAGTAAGGCGGCGACCCGGACGGGACGGCGGCGCGATGCTAAGCCCAAGGCATCATCGCGTGGCAAATGATCGGCCGATGGTCGCCTTGACGCGGCCCCCGCGGCGCCCAGCAGCGCGGTCCCTGCCCGCTGCACGGTTCCTCGGCTGGCACGAGCTACTGCTTCGCGGTCAACCTCGGGCGGCAAGCGCTCCAGCGTTTCAAGTGCGGCCGAGCGGGCAACGCGCTTGATCTCTGGGCCGCCGCGACCGGTCAAAACCTCTATGAGGCGGCCAGCGACTTATGCCACCGCCTGAACACTCACTTGCCGGCGTTACCCGACCCACAACCGAACAGAGAGGAGGAAACCGTGCTTCCTTGCCCATGTCTTGTACAATGCAACCAACGTGACCCTGTTTCCCTTGTAACTCGCTAACTCGATCAAGCGCTCTTCCAGATCAGGCTGAACAAGACATATGGACGCGCTGGTATCCTTTGCGTTTTTGATGTGGGTGGTCGTCTGCGGGACGGTCGGATATTGCATCGGTCAAGCAAAAGGGCAGACGGGCCGCGGGGTTTTTTGGGGCGCATTTCTTGGCCCGATTGGCTGGCTCGTGGCTGGAACGCTTGCTGACTTGCGGGTCTTCTGTCCGGCCTGTCGAAAGGCCGTTGACCCGGACGCAACAAAATGCCCTTACTGCCAATGCTCGCTGCCGTCGCAAACCAAACCCAAGGAAGAGGAGATCACTTGGGAGTCAACAAAGCAAATTAGTCAGGATTTAGTGGGGCCCTTCATCGAGCTGTTCGTAGAACTGGCCTTACTGACTAAAAGCATCGCTCTGTCGCTGTGGTCGGCGGCGAAGTTCGCCGCGACGGCTGTGAGGCAAGTCCCCGGTAAAACCAACGAGCTTCTTTGGTCGTTGACCGGTCGTGACAACGCGATTGTTCACCATTTTTTGTTGTGCCTGATGGGCGTTTCGCTTGGCATATCCTTCACGCTGCTGGTGTTGCTTTTTTTGCAGCGGTAGCTCTGCGGGTTGTTTCTTTGCCCCCTGGAGCCGATCGACCAAGAGCCTTGCGGAATGCGGCGGGGCCGTTTTGCGTTTGCGGGGCCTTGAAATCCGCCAGCCGCGCTTTATGATGCTGCGCATTCCTAACGACCAATTGGACGCTGGGCGCCTAGTCCGGCACTTCGGATTCGCTTGGACATGCAAGCAGTAGTTTGGCCAATTTGACTTTGGAAGGCAAACGCCTGCGGTGGGGCGGGCAATAGTCGTTGTGCCGCGGCTGTCGCAATGGTTTGCCCGTGTAGGTCCAGTTGAATGGATGGGCCATCGTGAAATTGTAATAATCCAGGAACAGCCGAAGCTTCTCTTCCAAGTCAGCGACTGACGGAAAGCTGCCTCTGCGGACCACCTTTCGCATGATGATCCCAAACAGGGTCTCGATCTGGTTCAGCCACGAACTGTGCTTGGGCAAGAACACGAAGCGGATGCGATGCGATACGTCGGACAAGAATTGGCGGCATGTCGCCTGACATTTCAGGATGCCTTCCTTCCCTTTTTTTTCCCAACGGCCTATTCGGCTCGCATCGTTCTGCCACCCATTCCACCAGCCCTGCGGACCAATGAATGTTGAGCGTGTCGACGATGAAAACCCAGTTTGCATCCGGATCGGCCGCCACCGTCCGCTCGATGTGCGAGACAAAATCGCTTTCGGTACGGGTCGGTCCCAGCGTGGCTTGGCACATCTGTCCCGTCACCACATCGAAGCTGCCAATCAGGGTCGTTGTGCCGTGGCGAGCGTACTCGAATTCCTCGCGGGCAACCTGATCGGGCAGAGCTGGCTTGGCAGGGGCGATCCGCTCCAATGCCTGAATGCCCGTCATTTCGTCGCAAGAGACGGTGTGCGTTGCGTCCTGTTCGTGAAGAGTCGGAGCCGCTTGGTAGGTCTTACAAACCGTTTCCACCTGCTGCTGAAACAAGTCCGGATCCTTCTCCGTGGTGTTCAACCACATCTTCCGCCGATGCGGCCGTAACGCCGCTTTCCGCAAAAAATGGCCGATGCGAGAGAGCGAGATTTCCTTGACGATGCCCCGCTGGATGACTTCATCCCGCAACTCACGTTGGGTCCAATGCGTGATCGGCCGACCGGACCTTTCGGGCGGCTCGCAGGCGACGGCCAGGATCTGGGCGATCTGTTCGGCCGTAAAGGTGCCTGGAGAACCAGATCGTGGCGCGTCGCGCAGCGTATCGCGAATGGCTTCTCGTAGTCGCCTTGGTTCGCGACATTCGAGGCAGGTCAACGATTCCCAAGCGTCCTGCCAGCGCCGTCGCCAAGCGCCGACC
It encodes:
- a CDS encoding MFS transporter; this encodes MRDLSGQQLKSGIAAWLGWLFDGLDMHLYVLVATPFVAELLDISDLKDRQVGYYSSLIQGAFMIGWALGGGFFGRIADRIGRSRGLMLTILTYAIFTGLSYFAHTWWQLLIFRFLAALGVGGEWAVGASLLSETWPRSWRPWMAAVLQTGVNCGIMLASLANFLLAAYPKRSVFLVGVLPALLVLWIRRAVPEPEEWQRARRQTSHVAPPFLDLFRGRVRRVTLLTLVVCGLSLTAHWAFTFWYPQHLRNMADISGWTESEKSQLVSQAVWLVMLSSIAGNFLAGLIARWLTYRLAIAGLFLAYFLAMFATYYVPRDHHALWPGFAAIGLCQGAFALFTMYLPPLFPTLLRTTGAGFCYNFGRIVAGIGTVFFGLFSDGVGDYRLALFYAGFLFLPAAAFACLLPEPPDEARS
- a CDS encoding DUF4058 family protein — encoded protein: MPLLDHFHAPLHPQRHWEAFHSRWASAIADALNADLLPPDYFAEPETHATGRVEIDVATFEAPGEGAGGGLATATLPMRVWSAPPAALSMPCVFPGAFRVRVFRNEGGAVLVGAIELASPGNKDRAEERRAFAAKCANYLYEGVSLIVIDVVSNRHGNLHNEIVDLMRCASRFRFGREESLYAVGYRPVRRDSADVVDMWPTELFLGQPLPTLPLYLRGDVCVPVELEATYIDASRRLRLT
- a CDS encoding serine/threonine-protein kinase, with product MSRQLAHPNVCRVYDIDEMEGQHFLSMEFIDGEDLKGLLRRIGRLPRDKGLEIAQQLCAGLAAAHEKGVLHRDLKPANVMIDGRGQARITDFGLARLEDSAKGAGEIAGTPAYMAPERLARGETTIQSVFACRA